AGATATTATATCCTACTCCATATGCCCTAGGCAGTACGGCCTTTACCGCTTTTACGGCTTTTCCCCCTCAAACCCAACTCAGGAATGGTACGGTAGCGTAATCCACAGGTTTTTAAAGAGGGCCCACACAATTTACAGGATTAAAGGAAGGGTAATTTCCCCAGATGAAGTTGAGGAAATCTTTAGAAAAGTTGAAACCTCAATGGAGGCAGAGGGGATAAGGCCGACTTCTCCAAAGGTTAGGGAGAAGGTAATTTCAATCTTAAAGGAGTTTTGCCGCCTCTACGGAGAGGAGTTTATCCCGAAAATCGTTGAGGCCGAACTAAGACTCGTTAAGGAGCTCTCTGAGTTTATCCTCTATGGGATAGTTGATGCCCTAAAAGAAGAGAATGAAAACTTTGAAATCTGGGATTATAAGGGAATGGACAGGCCAGATCCTTCAACTCCCTACGGAAAGAGGAAGTTGGATATTTACGAAAAGCAGATGTTCGTTTACGGCTACCTCTTTAAGGAGAAAAACGGGAGTTATCCAAAAAAGGCTGTTCTTTTATTTATGAACGAGCTTGTTAAGGAAAACGGTAGTCCACTTTACGCGATTGACTTTACAGAGGAAGAAACAATTAAGAAGGTAGAGAGGTTTATTGAGGAGTTCTCTGAGATAGTAAAAAAAATAGAAAAGTCAAAAGAGAGCGGAAAGTGGGAACTCCCAAAAGAGATTGATAAGAAAACCTGTTCCCAGTGTGACTTTAGGTTTGACTGTGAAAAGTTTTCCTCTTTGAGATAATTTCTCCCACACTTTTTGACCGGAGAAGAGCTTGAAGTACTTTATGCCCTACTGGGAGGACTGGGTTCACAGGGACTTTGACCCGATTAAGGATACCTACGGTAAAGGCGGTTTTAAAAATTCCCTCTTTGCCCATGAGATCTTCAATCCTCCTCCCTACGACGGAATACTCGTTAGCCTCGGAGTTTTTAAGCTAAAGCTAAGGCTCATTAGGGAAAACGGAAGGCCGACAATTAGGGGTTATAAGAACATTAAAAAGTATTTAAAACTCCCTTCCTCCTTTCCCCTTTTGGGAGATTGCGGAGCCTTCACTTACGTAAGCAGTAAAGAGCCCCAGATTGAGATTTTTGAAGCAGTTGAAATCTACTCAAAGCTCGGTTTTGACTACGGAATCTCTGTTGACCACATCTGCAGTGAAGTCATTACGGTTGAAAAGGAGGATGTAGATAAGTTTGATTTTACAGATGCAAAGCCTGCAAGGGGAGGGAGGGTAAAGCTAACTCTCTCTGAATGGGAGCTTGAGTGGAGAAGGGAATTAAGCCTTAAAAACGCTAAGGAGTTCTTAAAGGAGAGTTTAGGAGCTCCCTTTACTCCGGTAGGAGCAGCCCAAGGGTACTCTGTTGAAACCTACGTTGACAGCGTTAAAGAGCTCGTAAAGATGGGATACAGGTATGTAGCAGTAGGCGGTTTAGTTCCAAGGAGCACCGATTTCATATCTTCTCTTCTTGAGGAGCTCTACAGGGAAGTTGACCTATCTGAGGTTAAAGTTCACCTACTTGGGGTTTTAAGGGAGGAGCTCCTACCTAAAATGGCATCTTTTGGAGTCTACAGCTTTGACAGTGCCTCATACTTTAGGAAGGCTTGGCTAAAGGCCAAGGAAAACTACCTGGGAGTTGATGGAAACTGGTATGCCTCTATAAGAATTCCAGACTCCTCAAACCCGAGGCTTTCAAAGAGGTTGAAGGGAAACTACGAGAACCTTAAGGAAACGGAAGAGAGGATACTGAAGAACTTAAGGAAGTACGATAGGGGGAGTTTAAGGGAAGTGGGAGCTCTAGTTGAGGATATAATCTCCTACGATAAACTCTTTTACAGGGGGGAGTTTAAAGAAGATAAGTATGCGGAGCTCTACCTGAAACTCTTAAAGAGCAAAATCTGGAAAGAGTGTTCCTGCCCTATCTGTAGGGAACTTGGAATAGACGTAGTCATATTCAGAGGTTCAAACCGAAACAAGCGCCGAGGCTTTCATAACACGTATCTCTTTCATACAAGTTTAAAGGAGCATGTGAAATCCGAATCCGAATTTGGTATGAATTATATTTAGACATTATATTTTATCTTTTTGATCGCTAAAAGGAGGAAACCTTGAAAAGGTTTTCTAAAGTTTTGAGATTAGGCAAAGTTAAAATAAGCCACTTTTTCTTAATAACTCATTTAGTATTGATAGTATCACTGCTGTTCATAACATACGAATTAAACAAGTTCATTATATCACAGGAAATGGAAAAACTCTCCTTTCAGACATCTCAGGCTATTGCCGAACAAATTGTTTATGATCTTAAAAACTTCTCTATGTCTGATGATAAACTGAAAGATTATTTATCTCAATTAAAAGACAGATTTAAAAGGAGAGGCTTAAAAATCAGACTTATTCAAAATAAAATAGTGCATAAAAAAGAGAAAATAGGTAATAAGATAATTCTTGTTTATCCAATCCAAATGAAAAACTTTTCAGGAAGTATAGAAATAGAGCAGGATATTTCTTACTACATCAAAGAAATAAATAAGAAAATTACTTTAGCAGCTCTATTTTCCCTATTTCCTGGACTAATCGTCTTCTTACTTTCCGAACTTTCAGATAAAGAGTTAACAAAATCCATAAAATCCATATCTAGGAAGATAGAAAACATCAATAGTTTAGATGATTTATCAAAACTTGAAAAAGAGTTACTTGAATTACCATTTGAGGAATTCGTAAAAATTCAAGAAAACATAAATAAGTTAATCGACAGAATCAAAAAGATTGCTGTTGATAAGAATATCTTAGAGTTTGAAACTAAAATCCTAGAAAAGTTCATGCTGACCTCTGATTCGATAAATGATTGGCGTTCTTTTCTAAGAGATATATTACAGCAGCTCAATGAAATTATTGATTATACTTATTTCTTCTCAATATTTAAGGAGGGAGAATCGAAATTTACAGCTACTATCTTTTGGAACTGTAAAAACTATAAAAAATTTACTCATCTAGTCGAAAACTACATTATCAAAGTTTTAAAAGAAAAAGGACTTTACGATGAAAATTTCTTGATAGACTTTGAACATATTCCTGTAGGAAAGGAAAAAATTTGTTCAAATCTTAAAGAACTTCTTGAATCCAAAGAGATAATCAATATTGCAAAAGCCTTAATAGTAGACCAACCTTTAGTTGGTGGAGTAGTAGGTCTAGGAGTTCACATAACAGAAACTGAAAACAGCACAAAGGCGTTAGCAATAGAAAGTATCCTTTCTATTTTGCTCAACTATGTAGGTTCTATAAAAGCCATAAGTAAGTACACTAAAGAACTAGAGTATTACGCTACGAGAGATCCTCTTACTGGACTCTACAATCAAAGGCTCTTCTGGGAGCTCTTAGATTACGAAGTAAACAGAGCAAGGAGGTACAACTATCCATTCTCAGTCTTAGTTATTGACCTTGATAATTTTAAAGTAGTAAACGATACCTACGGACATCACTTTGGGGACGAGTTTTTAGTTGAAATTGCAAGAATAATACAAAACACCTTAAGGAAGGGAGATGTTATTGCTAGGTACGGAGGAGACGAATTCGCAATTATCCTTCCCCTAGCAGACATAGAGCAGGCTTTATCCATTGCTACAAGAATCATAGAGAACTTAAATAAATTTTCTATACGAGCTCCTGATGGAAAAAAGATAAAAGCTACAGCATCCATAGGAATTGCTACGTTTCCTTACCATGGAAAGACTGCCAAAGAACTTTTCACCGTTGCTGACAGTATGATGTACAAGGCGAAAGAGGAAGGAAAGGGAAAAGTAGCCGTTCCTTCTCAGGAAGATATAGCAGAACTTCTTCAAAGTGCTGCGGATAAAAGTTTTATCATCTTAGATGCTGTTGAAAATAAGAAAGTAATACCTTATTACCAACCTATTAAAAACTTGAAAACAGGAAAGATTGAAGCTTTCGAAGTTTTAATGAGAATTGAGCACGAAGGGAAGATACTTACTGCAGATAAGTTTATCGAGACTGCAGAAAATTTAGGATTAGTTTATAAGTTGGATCTTATTCTGCTTGAAAAAGTTATGGAAACAATAGTTCAAAAATTTAAAGATAAGTTTAAATGTAAACTATTTTTCAATTTATCACCTAAAAGTTTGATAATTTCGGACTTTATACAAAAAATCGACAGTATCATTGGTTCTAATATTAATCCTAATCAAGTAGTATTTGAGATAACAGAGAGGGAAACAGTTAGAAACATAAAACTCTTGGAGAAATTTACACTTAACCTAAAAGAAAAGGGTTATCAATTTGCTATAGATGACTTTGGAGCCGGATTTGCTTCTTTCCAGTACGTTAAATTTCTTCCTATTGACTACGTTAAAATCGATGGAGAATTTATTCGCTCCTTGCCAAGCAGCAGGATGGACAAAGCATTTGTAATGAGTTTGATTACCCTTGCTAAAGCTTTAAATATAAAAACAATAGCAGAGTTTATAGAGAATGAGGAAATAGAACAAACCGTTAAAGAACTTGGCGTTGATTGCGGGCAAGGATTTTACCTAGGAAAACCCACTTCAGACATTTCAAACTTTTTGGAATAGTTAAGTCATGGCTATTTGCTTGTTGGTTTGAAAAATCTATATTAATAGACAGCCGCCATCAACCTATAGATTAGACAACGCTTTCTATGGAAACCTTTATAAGGCGAACCCTTTTAGGAGGTTTCTATGGGATTCTCTAAGTTCAAAGAGGAAGGTAACGTTTTGGAAAAAAGGGAAGAAAAAGAAAGAGATTCTTTCTCAACAACGGCAACTACCTCTCTCGAAGAACTTTCAAAGAAATTTTTTCAAATTAGTGAAGACGGAATGGCAGCAATTGAGGAACTCAAAAGCACAATGGAGCAAATAGCCGCAGCTGCCGATGAAAGTGCAGGAGCTGCCGAAGAAACCCTAGCGACCGTAAAAGAAGTAAACAACAAAGCCCACTTGCTTACATCCGAGGGAGAGTACGTAAGGAACGTAGTTCTGGACCTCCAGAAAACCCTTAAAGCCTCATCAGAAAGGCTCGAAGAAAGCGTTAACGGAATGCAGGACTTTTCCCGTTCAGCCGATAAAATAGCCCAAAAGAGTAGAGAGATCCTTGAAGCAAGCGAAAACATATCATCTGCAGTTGAATTAATAACTAACCTTTCAAATAAAACCTCCCTCTTTGCGTTAAACGCAGCAATAGAAGCTGCACGAGCAGAGGATAAAGGAAGAAGTTTTACTGTCGTTGCATCTGAAATTAGACATATAGCTGGAAAATCTAGTAGTTATGCCGAAGGAGTAAGGGGAAACGTAAAAGAGGTTCAGAACCTCATTGGCACACTTCAGAAAGAAATTGAAAGTGTAACAAAAGAGATAGAAGATACAGCTATTATTGCAAAAAATGCTTCCTCAAAAGGATTGAATTTAATAAATCACTTTGTAGAAATAGCAGAAATTGTAAAAGAATCTTTAAATAGGATAAAAGAAGTTAACAAAGAGGCTGATTTCCTCCTTAGAGGAACAGAGACTATATCAGCAGCAGCAGAGGAGAGTGCAAGTGCAATTAATGAGGTAACAAGTACCATATCTCAACAAGTAAATGCCTTTAAACAGGTAGAAAAAGCTGCTTTACTCCTTACAAATACGGTAAAGGAAGGAAATTTAGAGAGAAAAGAATTATTGTCTTCTATTGAGGAAGTTAGAAATTCTATTTATTCCCTTGAAAACTCAACAGAACAAATAGTTGAAGCTCTTTCCCAAATTGAACAGGCCGCTGAGATTTCTGCGGATGATGCCTCAAAAAACTTGAAAGTAGCTGAAAACGGCGAAAACCTTATGTTTGAAGTGAATACCTTCTTAGAAGACTTGGTAAAAGGCTTAAGGATGAGCAAGGAAAACTTTCAGTCTATTATGGAGTCAATCTCTAGAATTGAGGAAAAAGTAAGAGAAATTTCTGATCTTCTACTTAGACGAAAGAGTGATATCAACTCGATAAGATTAAAAGTTAAAACAATTCAGAAGCTGTGCAGAAGGATAGAGAATACCATTATTCAAATAACAAATCTTGCTGTAAGTGGACTTATTGAAGCTGCGCGGATAGGAGAACTGGGAGATGGTTTTAACGATGTGAGCAACGATATTAGGGACCTTGCTGTTAATGCAGAAGAACAGCTTGACAGGGCAGAGAACACAATAGAAGTTTTAATGGAAAAAATCGAATCTATATTATCCGACATTGATAATTTGATACTTTCCCTCGACAGAGAGAGAGATAAACTTCAGAATCTTAAATTTGAACTTAAAGAAAGTGAGGAAGAAATAGAGAAAAGCTTTAACGTCGCAAATGGGCTTTTAGAATCTGCAGAGACTCTTAAAAAAATGGTTGAGCAATCCAAAATTGCTGCCCAACAGATAGAGGAAGCAGCTTCTATTTCCCTGAAAAATGTAACAGAATCTAAAGAGGCTGCAGATCTGATATTAAAAAACACAAAGCAGATGGAAGAGATAGCAAATAGATTGGCTAAGTTAGCCTCTTAAACCCTAATTTATCTGGGTGAAAGATGAAAGAGAATATTCTTGTTGTAAGAATAGGAAAGGAATTCTTAGCAATAAAGGCTAAGAATATTAAATCCATAATCGAGGTAGATCAAAGAGACCTGAAAATAAACTCTTCCCTTTCTTCTCACACTTTAGGTTTTGTGAAACACTATAAAAATATCTACCCGCTAATATCCCCTAGTATTCTCTTTAATAAAAAGAACCCTTCTCTAGACAGTTTATTTGATAAAAATCGGGTTACAGTTGTTATCATACAGATTGATTCTAAAGCGTATGCCCTTCCAGTTACTCAGGTGATAACAATTGAAGAGGCTAAAAAAGTAGAAATAGAAAACAGTGAAGTTTCTGTTTTTGCTCTAAGAAACGGGTTTGTTGAAGAACTTAATGTTAAGATCTTTGAAAACTTAAAGGTTCCTTTTCTTAATCTGAAATCAGAGAGAGAGAAGCTAGAAAAGTCACAACAAAGGAAAAAGAGTTACTACCTTGAAGTAACCATAGAAGGTAAAAAATTTTGTATTGATGCAAGACTCGTAAGAAAAGTAGTAGAATTGGATTCTATTTCCGGCGTCCGTCTATCGGATCAAAAGTGGATAAGTGAGGTATATTCTGTAGGTGGAGAAGCTATTAAAGCAGGAAATCTCAAAAAACTTTTGGAAATTGAAGAAAAAACCAAAGAAAAGTTTCTTGTAATTCTTGAAAAAAACAAAAAAACATTTGCACTTGTGGTTGACAAAGTTGAGGATATTATAGAAATTACAGAAGATAAAAAAACTAAAAGTTTTAAAAGTAATGACATTTTAAGTGATTTTATAAATACTAACAATGACGTTATCCCTTTAATTTCCTCTTCTTTTCTAGAGGAAATTCTTGAGAAGGAATCTACTGCAGTTCACAAAAAGGAGGAACATAAAAAAGAAAGCTCAGAAGAAGAAAATACTTATTTAATCGTTAAAATTGGTAATGTAAGAATAGGAATTGAGCTCAAAAATGTAAAAAAACTTGTACGCTCTGAAAATACTAGAGTAACAAGCTATAGGAACCTTGGAGGAATTGTTCAGGTGGGGCAAGAAATCTTCCCTATACTTAACATTGCCAATGAGCTTGACGAAAAAATTAGACTGGATTTGAAAAGAGCAGATTACTTAATTGTAGAGAAAGATAACAGGAACATCGCTATCCCAATTTCCCAAGTTGAAGGATTAACGAAGACTTCCACAAGTCAAATTACTGGTTCTAATAAGAGAAACATCTTTTCAAAGGCAATTGTCGACGAAAATGGTGAAGCATTAAGCATTCTTAACACAGATTTATTACTAAGGAGAGCTTATGAGTCTTAAGCCGACTGAAAAAGAACTAAAATTGCTCTTTGATACCTTAACAAAAATATCTGGTATAACTTTTGATGAAAAAAAATTCAAGGACATCTATAAACATAAGCTCTCTGACTTTATTGAATCTTTGTCTTATTCTGATTTTAATAAATTTCTTTTGGATATTTCTTTAGGTAGAAACAAAAAGGTTCTAACTGAACTTATAAATAGAATTACAATCAATGAAACCTACTTTTTCAGGGAATCTTATCAGTTTCAAGTTCTCATAGATTACTGTATACCTGAATTAGTGAAAAACAAGGTTACGGGCGAACCTATAAAAATTCTATGCGCTCCCTGTTCTTCAGGAGAAGAAGTTTACTCTATAATGATTTACCTTCTAGAAGAAGGGAAGTACATAGAACGGTACGATTTTATGATTCTCGGAATAGACATTGATACAAATGTAATCAACAAAGCCAAGAAAGGAATTTACAGGTCCAGAAGTGTTCATAAACTAAACAAGGAGCTCCTTGAGAAATACTTCAAAAAGACTGCCGATAATAGATACCAAATTAAAAGATTTTTAAGGGAAAATGCAAATTTTCTTACAGTGAATATACTAGATAGGAATAATATGCTAAAGCTTGGAAAATTTAATATCATACTTTCTCGCAATATGTTAATTTACTTCGACCAAAAAAACAGAGAACAGGTGATAAAAACATTTTATGAAATGCTTAATCCAAAAGGGTTCCTTTTCCTTGGACATGCGGAAAATATTAATGTCCCAGATATGTTTGAAGTTGTACGTTTTGGAAACAATTTCTTCTATAGGAAAAGGTAGAAACTTTAAATTTAACTTTCTCCAAGTTCAAATATAAACTTTTGAATATCGGGAAAATCAAGAACTTTAACAGCTCCTCCTTTTTCTTTAGCAACTTTAGGCATTCCATAAACAGCCGCTGTTTTTTCACTCTCAGCAATGGTAAAAGCTCCAGCCTTCCTAAGAGCAACCATCCCTTCAGCCCCATCGTACCCTATACCTGTAAGTAAGACAGCAACAACATCTTTACTCCCTATAACACTTAAAGCTGAAAAGAAGGTTTCATCTACAGAAGGAACAAAGAACAAACCTTTAATGTTCGGAACAATTTTACAAACTATTTTTTCTCTGTTTTGCTGAAGATGAAGATGATAACCGGCTTTGGCTATTACAGCTCTACCTGGTATAAGTTCCATTCCTTCTTCTGCTTCTAATACCTCCAATTTAGAAATAGAATTCAGCCTTTCTGCAAAACGCTTGCTAAAACCTTTAGGAAAATGTTGAACTATACATAAGGAGTGTGGATAATCTTCCGGAAGGGAAACGAGTATCTTCTCTATTAATCTCGGTCCACCCGTAGAAGCTCCAACAATTATCAGCTTATTTTTTCCCTCTTTCTTTGGTTCTTTTTTTATTTTCCTTTCTAAAAAAGCCAATTTTCTTGGTAAAGTAGAAATCTCTTTAGGAGAAAAACTAACTATTAAAGAAGGTTTAAAAGAAGAAGAAAGCTTAAAACTTTTGGTGCCTGAAACGGCTACAAGAATTGGAATTTTTTTCAAAAGCCAAGGGTAGTCGTTACTTAACCTATCCATAAGCTGTTCTTCAAAAATCAGTGCAAAGAAAGAGTCCTCTTTAAGTTGTTGCAAAGACATATTAAAGAGAGGTTCTGCTGAGTACTTATTTGAAATGTACCTTTTAACCAGCTTTTCCTTTAAAGGTGTTTTAAAAGCCATAAGAGTTTTCTTCCTTTCCATCTTGTCTTCCAAGTTTCTCCACAAAGCTAGCGGATTTGATCGGTTATGTTACATATCTAAATATAGTTTCAATTAACCTAAGAAAAGACTTAACTAAATTTCCTTCCTTGCTTTTTCTTCAGCAAGCTTTATACCATAATTCTAAACTGATTTTGAAGGAGGAGCTTTTGTTTAAGTTTACCGTAGTTTCAACAGATGGAAATTCAAGGTTAGGAGGTCTTAGCGTAGGAGAGCTGAAGGAGGAGATGTACAGAATTACCCGCTTGGTAGCTCCCAACCTTCCACCGGATAAGCCTCGCTACTTAATGGGCGTTGGAACTCCCGAAGACATCTTAGAGGCTGTTGAGGCAGGCGTTGATATGTTCGACTGCGTTATGCCTACTAGGAACGCAAGGAACGGAACCCTCTTTACGAGTGCTGTTGAGAAGTTTGTTTATCTTAGGATAGCAGTATAGCTTACATAAAGCTATTGGCATAACCCTAAAGTTATTTTAAATTTCTCTTTTCATTAATTAATTTCAACATAATTCACTTTTGTTGGTAAATAAACTAAACCGGTAAAGAATTCTTTCTTAAAGCCTGCTACCTCAAATGAACAAGCGTTATCTATCCAGTGGTAACACCTTTGAGAATGAACCTCACCTTCATGGACTGCAACTGTTATAGTATACTTTCCAGGTCCTAAATTAACGGGCAATTTAAATTTGACTTCATACTTTTTTCCCTTTTTAAGTCTTATTTTTTTCTTTAAATGAAAAGTGTTTGTTCCGAATATATCTTGACCAAACTTATCCCTTATGAGAATTCCAACAGTTGCATTTTCAATATCTTTGTAAGCAAATAACTTAATCCTTACTTCTGCTTCTTCACCGCTACTTACTGTGTTGCTATTTGAGTTTGCTCCCTTAAATTCAACTTCTTCAATTTTAACTTCAAAAGTTCCATAAGACTCTTTTTTCTCTATATCAAACTTTACCCCTTCTTCATCGTTCATTTTAGCTATTAAAAAGTTATACCTATTAATAACTTTCTCTGGACTCCCTTCTTCAAGAACTTCACCTTTATGAAGAAGAATTGCTCTATCACACAAAATTTTAACTGCATTAAGGTCATGAGAAACAAAAATTATTGACCCTCCTTTCTCCTTAAACTCCTTAATTCTTCTCATACACTTCTGTTGAAAGTGTGCATCTCCCACCGATAAAGCTTCATCAACAACGAAACAATCAGGATCTGCATGGATAGCTATTGAAAAGGCCAACCTCATTACCATTCCAGAGGAATAGGTCTTGAGAGGCTCAAATATGAAATCTCCCAGCTCAGAAAACTCTATTATCCTCTCCAGCTTACTACTTATTTCCTCTTTCTCCATTCCTAAGAGCATTCCATTCAGATAGATATTCTCAAGTCCCGTCATCTCAAAGTTAAATCCAGTCCCCAGCTCTAAAAGGCCGGTAATCCTACCGTCTACTTTTACCGTTCCTTCATCTGGAAGAATAACTCCAGTTAAGATTTTAAGGAGAGTTGATTTTCCTGCACCGTTGGGCCCTATTATCCCCAAAACCTCTCCTTCTTGAACCGTAAAAGAAACTCCCTTAAGAGCTTCATAGATACTATGATACTTCCTTTTAAAGAGAATCTCTTTTAACCTATCTGACGGTTTCTTATAAAGCTTAAACCTCTTCCTTAAGTCTTTAACCTCAACCATCCTATAAGAAGTCTCTCACATCCTTTTCTAGTTTTTTAAAAATAAAAATAGCTAAACCAAGTAAAAACAGTGAGAAAACAGATACAAAAATGAAAGTTTCAAAATTTAACTGCTCTCTTACTACAAAACTCTTTTGATAAACCTGAATGAAAGCATAGGCCGGATTTAAATTGACAATTTCTTTTACTTTCTCCGGAAGTATTGATTCAACGTAAACTATAGGAGTAAACCAAAACCATATCTGCATAATTACATTTACAATTTCCCGAATATCTCTTATAAAAACATTCAAAGTTGCTAAAATCAAACCTAGACTATACGCAAAAACCTGTTGAACAACATATGCTACAGGCACAATAACAACTGATGAACTTGGCTCAATCCCGAGGATAAAAAGAACGCAAAGTAAAATTCCCATACCAATTACAAATGTTATAGATTCAAAAATTGCAACAGTAAGAGGCAGCAAAGGTAGAGAAATAGGAACCTTCGTTATTATATGTCTCATTTCAATAAATACATTTGATGATCTCACTACAGTATTTGAGAAAGCATTCCACGGTATTAATCCTGAAGCAAGATATAGGCCGTAGCTGTAAGTTGTTGGTATTCCTTTAATCTTCGCTCCCATTACCTTTGAGAATATAACTGTGTAAATAAAAATATTGATTGCAGGCCAAAGGAAAGACCACCAGATACCCAAAACTGAGCCGACGTACCTCTCCTTAAAGTCCCTCTTTACAAGTTCTATTAGAAATTTCAATCTCTGCATTTTCCCATTTAAACCATGAATTAGCAAATCTAAGATTGTCTTCTGTTAGGTTAGCCGTTAAATAAAGGACTTCAAGGTAAGCTGTCAAGCCTTTATGTACCTCCTCAATGGCAGAAAGTCTGTCCTTTAAGTAAGACTCTTTACTGTTGAGAAGGTCAAATACTGTTTTAGCTCCAAGCTTTAATCCTTCTCTATTTAAGGCTATCAACTTTTCATCAATTCTTAGTTTTTCTTTTAAATACTTAAGGTTCTCGGTGGCTTTTCTTAACCTTTCCAAACTGTCCTCAAGCTGAGTTCTCTTTTCCCGTAAGGTGTTTTCTCTCTCTGCTATTGCAGCTCTCTCAAGGGCAAGGGCTTCTAGTTTCTGGGCTGTTATCAATCCTCCTTGATACAGGGGAAAGTCAACGGTTATAGCTGCCCTCTTATCCTTTGAAGCCACCGATACTGCTGAACTAGAGGTATAACTGTAACTGAACGATAAGTCAACCTTAGGGTACCTATTGTATGACCTTACATCTATTTCGCTTCTGGCTATTTTAATATTCTCTTCAGCAATTCTTACCTCAAAATTATTTGCTATATCACCCTTAAGCTCCTCAGCTTTATTGAGGAACGGTTCTAGGGAATCAATTAAATTTAAAGTAGGCTTACTTTTAAGTTTACCAACTATCAGTTCTAAGTTTTTTAAAGTACTGTCAGCTTCAATTTCCGATTCTCTTAAACCAAATTTCGCATCCTGATATGACTTCTCAATATTGAATAAAGTATCCTGCGTTTCCTTCTTTCTCTTAATGAGTTCTTCTACTCTCTTAAGCCTTTCAAACTCAAGATTAATTAACTTACTATACAGTAATTTTTTTGTTTTTGAATAACTTAAATGCAAAAGAGTAGTTACTACCAAATATTTAATGTACTGTTTCTCTTGTTGTACTTTAAGTTCATCTACTTTACTGTAAAGTTCACTCTGTTCAATTTTAGCCTTAATCTCCGGATGATAAACAGGTTGTCTCAGGACCAGGTAATAGTACTTTAAAGTTCGTCTTACTTCGCTTGAGTAGTAAGGCTTGTACTCCTGCCATCCAAAGTAAGTACTTATTGAAAATTGAGGTCTCCTCTGAGCCCTAAACTGTTCAGTTCTGTACTTATCGGCTTCCTTACGATAGAGCAGGGAAGTTAGCTTATAGTCTTTCTGCTCTGCTATCTTTAAAAGATTTTCTAAAGTATTAGCTTCTGCGTTAAAGAGGAAAACTAAAACTATAGCCAAGGAAGCTACAACTCTGATCATTAACTTGCCCTGAATGCCGATTTTATAAGAATTATTAGAGGTTGTATTAGGTACTCAATCGGAGAAAGTCTTTCGGCCTTTATGTAGGCAACGGCTGGCATCCCTGGGACTAGAATAAAACCATTATCCCTTAGCTGTTTCTTCCCCTTTTCGGTTAAAACTATATGAGCTTCGTAGTATTCTAACCTTCTATCCTTCTCATCTGGAAGGGTATCGT
This genomic stretch from Thermovibrio guaymasensis harbors:
- a CDS encoding PD-(D/E)XK nuclease family protein gives rise to the protein MRPEKIVEGLERFSKRLGKKLTLNKGKVKERYTITGDIISYSICPRQYGLYRFYGFSPSNPTQEWYGSVIHRFLKRAHTIYRIKGRVISPDEVEEIFRKVETSMEAEGIRPTSPKVREKVISILKEFCRLYGEEFIPKIVEAELRLVKELSEFILYGIVDALKEENENFEIWDYKGMDRPDPSTPYGKRKLDIYEKQMFVYGYLFKEKNGSYPKKAVLLFMNELVKENGSPLYAIDFTEEETIKKVERFIEEFSEIVKKIEKSKESGKWELPKEIDKKTCSQCDFRFDCEKFSSLR
- the dpdA gene encoding tRNA-guanine transglycosylase DpdA, which gives rise to MKYFMPYWEDWVHRDFDPIKDTYGKGGFKNSLFAHEIFNPPPYDGILVSLGVFKLKLRLIRENGRPTIRGYKNIKKYLKLPSSFPLLGDCGAFTYVSSKEPQIEIFEAVEIYSKLGFDYGISVDHICSEVITVEKEDVDKFDFTDAKPARGGRVKLTLSEWELEWRRELSLKNAKEFLKESLGAPFTPVGAAQGYSVETYVDSVKELVKMGYRYVAVGGLVPRSTDFISSLLEELYREVDLSEVKVHLLGVLREELLPKMASFGVYSFDSASYFRKAWLKAKENYLGVDGNWYASIRIPDSSNPRLSKRLKGNYENLKETEERILKNLRKYDRGSLREVGALVEDIISYDKLFYRGEFKEDKYAELYLKLLKSKIWKECSCPICRELGIDVVIFRGSNRNKRRGFHNTYLFHTSLKEHVKSESEFGMNYI
- a CDS encoding putative bifunctional diguanylate cyclase/phosphodiesterase, giving the protein MKRFSKVLRLGKVKISHFFLITHLVLIVSLLFITYELNKFIISQEMEKLSFQTSQAIAEQIVYDLKNFSMSDDKLKDYLSQLKDRFKRRGLKIRLIQNKIVHKKEKIGNKIILVYPIQMKNFSGSIEIEQDISYYIKEINKKITLAALFSLFPGLIVFLLSELSDKELTKSIKSISRKIENINSLDDLSKLEKELLELPFEEFVKIQENINKLIDRIKKIAVDKNILEFETKILEKFMLTSDSINDWRSFLRDILQQLNEIIDYTYFFSIFKEGESKFTATIFWNCKNYKKFTHLVENYIIKVLKEKGLYDENFLIDFEHIPVGKEKICSNLKELLESKEIINIAKALIVDQPLVGGVVGLGVHITETENSTKALAIESILSILLNYVGSIKAISKYTKELEYYATRDPLTGLYNQRLFWELLDYEVNRARRYNYPFSVLVIDLDNFKVVNDTYGHHFGDEFLVEIARIIQNTLRKGDVIARYGGDEFAIILPLADIEQALSIATRIIENLNKFSIRAPDGKKIKATASIGIATFPYHGKTAKELFTVADSMMYKAKEEGKGKVAVPSQEDIAELLQSAADKSFIILDAVENKKVIPYYQPIKNLKTGKIEAFEVLMRIEHEGKILTADKFIETAENLGLVYKLDLILLEKVMETIVQKFKDKFKCKLFFNLSPKSLIISDFIQKIDSIIGSNINPNQVVFEITERETVRNIKLLEKFTLNLKEKGYQFAIDDFGAGFASFQYVKFLPIDYVKIDGEFIRSLPSSRMDKAFVMSLITLAKALNIKTIAEFIENEEIEQTVKELGVDCGQGFYLGKPTSDISNFLE
- a CDS encoding methyl-accepting chemotaxis protein, whose product is MGFSKFKEEGNVLEKREEKERDSFSTTATTSLEELSKKFFQISEDGMAAIEELKSTMEQIAAAADESAGAAEETLATVKEVNNKAHLLTSEGEYVRNVVLDLQKTLKASSERLEESVNGMQDFSRSADKIAQKSREILEASENISSAVELITNLSNKTSLFALNAAIEAARAEDKGRSFTVVASEIRHIAGKSSSYAEGVRGNVKEVQNLIGTLQKEIESVTKEIEDTAIIAKNASSKGLNLINHFVEIAEIVKESLNRIKEVNKEADFLLRGTETISAAAEESASAINEVTSTISQQVNAFKQVEKAALLLTNTVKEGNLERKELLSSIEEVRNSIYSLENSTEQIVEALSQIEQAAEISADDASKNLKVAENGENLMFEVNTFLEDLVKGLRMSKENFQSIMESISRIEEKVREISDLLLRRKSDINSIRLKVKTIQKLCRRIENTIIQITNLAVSGLIEAARIGELGDGFNDVSNDIRDLAVNAEEQLDRAENTIEVLMEKIESILSDIDNLILSLDRERDKLQNLKFELKESEEEIEKSFNVANGLLESAETLKKMVEQSKIAAQQIEEAASISLKNVTESKEAADLILKNTKQMEEIANRLAKLAS